In Musa acuminata AAA Group cultivar baxijiao chromosome BXJ2-8, Cavendish_Baxijiao_AAA, whole genome shotgun sequence, one genomic interval encodes:
- the LOC135618909 gene encoding cytochrome b561 and DOMON domain-containing protein At4g12980-like, giving the protein MSPRPQYSPFSSLYSDLLLLLSLDLAFRTAPSFLVCSLPRSPHFQRGRETMTRKCGVLQRAALWFRLALLLLSSVGYAAAAGGCSSVAFPSNRIYAACSDLPRHSSSIHWSYDSAAATLSFAFVAPPAKPEGWVSWAINPTADGMLGSQALIAFHQPDGSMGVRTYNITGYASIAEGPIDFNASNLAAEYSGGAMRLYGKLKLPAGMTVVKQVWQVGSSVADGVPQKHGFQPDNLQSKGTLDLIKGAISPSGGSTNVKKNVHGVLNAVSWGIMLPIGAIIARYLKTFKSADPAWFYLHVTCQIVGYGVGVGGWAIGLNLGSKSKGIQYTTHRNIGIILFCLGTLQVFALFLRPSKDHKYRFIWNIYHYLVGYTVIVLGIVNVFKGLEILSVDHKWTMGYIIAVAILGGIALFLEVVTWSVILKRKDARSSSNGV; this is encoded by the exons ATGTCCCCGCGGCCACAATACTCTCCCTTCTCTTCTTTATATAGTGACCTGTTGCTCCTCCTGTCGCTGGATTTGGCATTCCGAACCGCACCGAGTTTTCTTGTTTGCTCGTTACCCCGATCGCCACACTTTCAACGGGGACGAGAGACGATGACGAGGAAATGTGGGGTTTTGCAAAGGGCGGCTCTGTGGTTCCGCCTCgcactcctcctcctttcttccgTTGGTTATGCCGCGGCCGCCGGCGGGTGCTCGTCCGTGGCCTTCCCCTCGAACCGCATCTACGCCGCCTGCAGCGACCTCCCTCGCCACTCCTCCTCGATCCACTGGTCCTACGACTCCGCCGCCGCTACCCTCTCCTTCGCGTTCGTCGCGCCGCCCGCGAAACCGGAAGGGTGGGTGTCGTGGGCGATCAACCCCACCGCCGACGGCATGTTGGGGTCCCAGGCCCTGATCGCTTTCCACCAACCCGACGGGTCGATGGGGGTGCGTACCTACAACATCACCGGGTACGCGTCCATCGCGGAGGGGCCGATCGACTTCAATGCGTCGAATCTGGCGGCGGAGTACTCCGGCGGGGCGATGCGGCTCTACGGGAAGCTGAAGCTGCCGGCGGGGATGACGGTGGTGAAGCAGGTGTGGCAGGTGGGGTCGTCGGTGGCGGACGGCGTCCCCCAAAAGCACGGCTTCCAGCCGGATAATTTGCAGTCCAAGGGGACGCTGGATCTCATCAAGGGAGCCATCTCCCCATCCGGAGGTTCCACTAACGTTAAAAAGAAC GTACATGGAGTTCTGAATGCTGTGAGTTGGGGGATTATGCTTCCAATCGGTGCAATCATTGCCAGATATCTGAAAACATTCAAATCTGCAGACCCTGCATGGTTTTATCTCCATGTAACGTGCCAGATTGTTGGCTATGGCGTTGGAGTTGGTGGCTGGGCTATTGGTCTCAATCTTGGAAGCAAATCTAAGGGAATTCAGTATACCACTCACCGCAACATTGGCATAATACTTTTCTGTCTTGGCACCTTACAG GTCTTTGCACTGTTTCTGAGGCCGAGCAAGGATCACAAGTATAGATTTATTTGGAACATCTATCATTACTTGGTGGGATACACCGTCATCGTCTTGGGCATTGTCAACGTCTTCAAAGGCCTGGAGATATTGAGCGTCGATCATAAATGGACAATGGGATACATCATTGCAGTTGCCATTCTTGGTGGCATTGCCTTGTTCTTGGAGGTCGTCACTTGGTCCGTCATTCTCAAGAGGAAGGATGCTAGATCCAGTTCTAATGGTGTGTAG
- the LOC135618908 gene encoding AP-4 complex subunit epsilon-like has product MEQLKTIGRELAMGSQGGGWTGQSKEFLDLVKSIGEARSKAEEDRIILREIDSLRRRIAEPDVPRRRMKEYIIRLVYAEMLGHDASFGYIHAVKMTHDDSLSLKRTGYLAVTLFLSDDHDLIILIVNTIQKDLRSDNYLIVCTALTAACKLINEETIPAVLPQVVDLLAHPKEAVRKKAVMALHRFYQRSPASVSHLISYFRKRLCDNDPGVMGATLFPLFDLITADVNSYKDLVISFVSILKQVAERRLPKAYDYHQMPAPFIQIKLLKILALLGSGDKQASGHIYNVLGDIFRKCESSSNIGNAVLYECICCVSSIYPNAKVLDAAAESTSKFLKSDSHNLKYMGIDALGRLIKINPDIAEEHQLAVIDCLEDPDDTLKRKTFELLYKMTKSTNVEVIVDRMIDYMISINDNHYKTEIASRCVELAEQFAPSNQWFIQTMNKVFEHAGDLLNVRVAHNLMRLIAEGFGEDDEGADSQLRSSAVNSYLRILGEPKLPSLFLQVICWVLGEYGTADGKYSASYIIGKLCDVTEAHLCNDTVKAYSISAIMKICAFEITAGRNVEMLPECQSLIDELSASHSTDLQQRAYELQALLCLDSQAVESVMPLDASCEDIEFDGNLSFLNSFVQQSIEKGARPYIPESERSGTFSVSNYNSQYQHEASSHTLRFEAYELPKPSPTPATPQISVSTRTTDLVPVPETTYYYTENNQASKLPPVSDASSADHGIKLHLDGVQKKWGRPTYSSSSSSTSSEKKTNGVTRIDGVSSQSRGTLYDSKGQQSEVSAEKQKLAASLFGASAGKTEKKLASTQRAPKATTAIAERPGVTRAVSPEISKQKAASSPPPDLLDLGEPITTTTPTIDPFEQLEGLIGPTPGPSTLDNSVTTSEQKAPDLMTLYTDTPPSSSSSISSALGDIHSADKNSQMAKNVPSVKKGPNPQDSLQKDATARHVGVTPTGNNPNLFRDLLG; this is encoded by the exons ATGGAGCAGCTGAAGACGATCGGGCGGGAGCTGGCAATGGGCTCCCAAGGGGGCGGGTGGACCGGCCAGTCCAAGGAGTTCCTGGACCTGGTGAAGTCGATTGGGGAGGCGCGCTCCAAGGCGGAAGAGGACCGCATCATCCTCCGGGAGATCGACTCACTCCGCCGCCGCATCGCCGAACCAGACGTCCCCCGCCGCCGGATGAAGGAGTACATCATCCGCCTCGTCTACGCCGAGATGCTTGGCCACGATGCTTCCTTCGGCTATATCCATGCTGTCAAGATGACCCACGACGACTCCCTCTCCCTCAAGCGCACCGGCTACCTCGCCGTCACCCTCTTCCTCAGCGACGACCATGACCTTATCATCCTCATAGTCAACACCATCCAGAAGGACCTCCGTTCCGACAACTACCTCATCGTTTGCACCGCCCTAACCGCCGCATGCAAGCTCATCAACGAGGAGACGATCCCCGCCGTCCTCCCCCAGGTGGTCGACCTCCTCGCCCACCCCAAAGAGGCCGTCCGCAAGAAGGCTGTTATGGCCCTCCACCGCTTCTACCAGCGATCCCCCGCCTCCGTGTCCCACCTCATCTCCTACTTCAGAAAG aGGCTATGTGACAATGATCCTGGAGTGATGGGTGCAACACTTTTTCCTCTTTTTGATCTCATTACTGCAGATGTAAACTCATATAAGGATCTGGTTATCAGTTTTGTTAGCATTCTTAAGCAAGTAGCTGAAAGAAGGCTTCCGAAGGCCTATGATTACCATCAAATGCCTGCTCCATTTATTCAG ATAAAGCTGCTCAAGATTCTTGCACTGCTTGGTAGCGGTGATAAGCAAGCAAGTGGACACATTTATAATGTACTTGGTGACATATTTAGGAAATGTGAATCATCGAGCAACATTGGTAATGCTGTGCTATATGAATGCATATGCTGTGTTTCATCCATCTACCCAAATGCTAAAGTACTAGATGCTGCTGCAGAATCTACTTCAAAGTTTCTGAAG AGTGATAGTCATAACCTCAAATATATGGGCATTGATGCTCTTGGCAGACTTATTAAAATAAATCCAGATATTGCTGAAGAACACCAACTGGCTGTTATTGATTGCTTAGAG GATCCTGATGATACCTTAAAGCGCAAGACCTTTGAGTTACTATATAAAATGACAAAATCTACAAATGTTGAAGTGATAGTTGACCGTATGATTGATTACATGATAAGCATCAATGACAATCACTACAAAACAGAGATTGCATCACGTTGTGTTGAGCTTGCTGAACAGTTTGCACCAAGCAACCAATGGTTTATCCAG ACCATGAATAAGGTCTTTGAGCATGCAGGCGATCTTTTAAATGTTAGAGTGGCACATAATTTAATGCGACTAATTGCTGAAGGATTTGGAGAGGATGATGAAGGTGCTGATAGCCAGCTGAGATCCTCAGCA GTGAATTCTTACTTACGTATTCTTGGGGAACCAAAGCTTCCATCTCTATTTTTGCAG GTCATATGCTGGGTTCTTGGGGAATATGGAACTGCAGATGGAAAATATTCTGCTTCTTATATAATTGGGAAGCTATGTGATGTGACGGAGGCCCATCTGTGTAATGATACAGTCAAG GCATATTCAATATCAGCTATCATGAAAATTTGTGCATTTGAAATTACTGCAGGAAGGAATGTGGAAATGTTGCCTGAG TGTCAAAGCCTAATTGATGAACTGTCTGCATCACATTCGACAGACTTACAGCAACGTGCATATGAACTACAAGCCTTGCTATGCTTAGATAGTCAAGCTGTTGAAAGTGTCATGCCACTAGATGCAAGCTGTGAGGACATTGAG TTTGATGGGAACCTCTCATTCTTGAACAGTTTTGTTCAACAATCTATTGAAAAGGGAGCAAGGCCTTACATTCCTGAGAGCGAACGATCAGGCACGTTCAGTGTCAGCAATTATAATAGCCAATACCAGCATGAAGCTTCGAGCCATACGCTTAGGTTTGAAGCATATGAACTCCCGAAACCCTCACCTACACCTGCTACACCTCAAATCTCAGTTTCAACACGAACTACTGATCTTGTTCCAGTGCCTGAGACGACTTACTACTATACAGAAAATAACCAGGCTTCTAAGTTACCACCAGTCTCCGATGCCTCTTCCGCAGATCATGGAATTAAGCTTCACCTCGATGGTGTTCAGAAGAAGTGGGGTAGGCCTACATATTCGTCTTCTTCATCTAGTACTTCTTCGGAGAAGAAAACAAATGGAGTTACCCGTATTGATGGGGTTAGCTCACAGTCACGAGGTACCTTGTATGATTCAAAAGGACAGCAGTCTGAAGTTTCAGCTGAAAAGCAAAAGTTAGCAGCTTCACTTTTTGGTGCCTCAGCTGGTAAAACTGAGAAGAAACTGGCATCCACCCAAAGGGCGCCCAAGGCTACCACAGCAATTGCTGAGAGACCAGGTGTTACTAGAGCTGTCAGCCCTGAGATTTCCAAACAGAAAGCTGCTTCTTCTCCCCCTCCTGATCTACTTGATTTGGGTGAACCAATCACTACTACCACTCCAACCATAGATCCCTTTGAGCAATTGGAAGGGCTGATAGGGCCAACACCGGGCCCATCAACGCTCGATAACTCTGTTACAACTAGTGAGCAAAAGGCACCTGATCTGATGACATTGTACACAGATACACCACCATCAAGCAGCAGTTCCATCAGTTCGGCTTTGGGAGACATACATTCCGCTGATAAGAACTCGCAAATGGCTAAAAATGTGCCATCAGTAAAGAAAGGCCCAAATCCACAAGATTCTTTGCAGAAGGATGCAACTGCAAGGCATGTGGGTGTGACTCCAACAGGAAATAACCCCAACTTGTTCAGGGACTTGCTGGGCTGA
- the LOC103975100 gene encoding probable acyl-activating enzyme 16, chloroplastic isoform X4, which translates to MATGAINVVRGTRSSNEELFHIYDHSESDALVVDNPQFFNRLAESFITRAHIRFVVLLWGEKSHLKSKFVDEMPIYEYKDIVELGQQSRHALLHSWPTGQKYVYEAINPEDVATLMYTSGTSGIPKGVMLTHQNLLHQIKNLWDIVPAEAGDRFLSMLPTWHAYERAAEYFIFTYGIEQVYTNIKRLKDDLKLYQPQYLISVPLVYETLYSSIQKQISSSSHARKFVALMLIKVSLLYMEAKRIYEGGFLTKEHIQESLIIVVKDWLWARIVAVLLWPLHTLAMKLVYSKIHSAIGISKAGISGGASLPSHIDRFFEAIGVKVQNGYGLTETSPVVAARRPSCNVLGTIGHPLKYTEIKIVDMKTGEVLPDGLKGIVKVKGPQVMKGYYKNPSATSEAVDEEGWFNTGDIGWIIPMHSMGRSRNCGGMIVLEGRSKDTIVLSTGENVEPTELEAAAMRSSLIQQIVVIGQDQRRLGTIIVPNKDEVLAVARRQSIVNDDSELSENKMMSLLYDELKTWTVGFSFRIGPILIVDEPFTIDNGLMTPTMKIKRNEVADRYREQIKQLYK; encoded by the exons TGATGCACTTGTTGTCGACAATCCTCAATTTTTCAACAGGCTTGCAGAATCCTTCATTACAAGGGCTCATATAAGATTCGTTGTTCTACTTTGGGGCGAGAAATCACACCTTAAAAGCAAATTTGTGGATGAAATGCCTATATATGAGTACAAGGATATTGTGGAACTAGGACAACAAAGCCGCCATGCATTGCTTCATTCTTGGCCGACAG GCCAGAAGTATGTTTATGAAGCCATCAACCCTGAAGATGTTGCTACACTAATGTATACAAGTGGAACAAGTGGTATTCCCAAAGGTGTGATGCTTACGCATCAGAATCTTTTGCATCAG ATAAAGAACTTGTGGGACATTGTGCCTGCAGAAGCCGGAGACCGTTTCTTGAGTATGCTGCCAACATGGCATGCATATGAGCGTGCAGCTGAGTATTTTATATTTACCTATGGGATTGAGCAGGTTTACACAAACATTAAAAGGTTGAAG GATGACTTGAAGCTCTATCAACCTCAGTATCTTATTTCTGTTCCCCTGGTTTATGAAACACTTTACAG TTCAATCCAGAAGCAGATATCTTCAAGCTCTCATGCTCGGAAGTTTGTTGCACTTATGTTAATTAAAGTTAGTTTGTTATACATGGAAGCCAAGAGGATTTATGAG GGTGGATTCTTAACAAAAGAACACATTCAAGAATCATTAATTATAGTTGTGAAAGACTGGTTGTGGGCAAGAATTGTTGCTGTACTTCTCTGGCCACTGCATACATTGGCAATGAAGCTAGTTTATAGCAAAATTCATTCTGCAATTGGAATATCAAAG GCTGGTATAAGTGGTGGTGCGAGTTTACCATCGCATATTGACCGGTTTTTTGAG GCTATTGGTGTTAAGGTGCAGAATGGTTATGGTCTAACAGAAACTTCTCCTGTTGTAGCTGCTCGACGGCCATCTTGCAAT GTTCTTGGCACAATTGGCCACCCGCTTAAGTACACAGAAATCAAAATAGTGGATATGAAAACTGGTGAGGTTCTTCCAGATGGTTTAAAAGGCATTGTCAAAGTCAAAGGGCCACAAGTCATGAAAGGTTACTACAAG AATCCATCTGCTACAAGTGAAGCTGTAGATGAAGAGGGCTGGTTTAACACTGGTGATATAGGTTGGATTATACCGATGCATTCCATGGGGAGGAGTCGTAACTGTGGGGGAATGATTGTTCTTGAAGGACGATCAAAGGACACAATAGTTCTTAGCACAG GTGAGAATGTTGAACCAACAGAGCTCGAGGCTGCTGCCATGCGAAGTAGTTTGATACAACAAATTGTGGTCATTGGTCAG GATCAACGGAGGCTTGGAACTATAATTGTCCCAAACAAAGATGAAGTTTTAGCAGTAGCTCGAAGGCAGTCAATTGTAAATGATGACTCTGAGCTGAGTGAAAATAAGATGATGAGCCTGTTATATGATGAGTTAAAAACTTG GACTGTTGGTTTCTCTTTCCGGATCGGACCCATACTGATAGTGGACGAGCCCTTCACG ATTGATAATGGTTTAATGACTCCAACCATGAAAATAAAAAGGAACGAAGTTGCAGATCGGTACAGGGAACAAATTAAGCAGCTATACAAGTAA
- the LOC103993481 gene encoding small ribosomal subunit protein uS7, with amino-acid sequence MAIQQDVKLFNRWSFDDVEVSDISLADYLAVTPPKHATYLPHTAGRYSAKRFRKSQCPIVERLTNSLMMHGRNNGKKLMAVRIVKHTMEIIHLLTDANPIQVIVDAIINSGPREDATRIGSAGVVRRQAVDISPLRRVNQAIYLLTTGARESAFRNIKTIAECLADELINAAKGSSNSYAIKKKDEIERVAKANR; translated from the exons ATGGCGATCCAGCAGGATGTTAAGCTCTTTAACCGCTGGTCCTTCGACGACGTGGAG GTCAGCGACATATCGCTTGCTGATTACCTTGCTGTGACTCCTCCAAAGCATGCTACTTACCTTCCACATACAGCAGGGAGATATTCTGCTAAGAGGTTCCGAAAGTCTCAGTGCCCAATTGTTGAAAGACTTACAAATTCTTTGATGATGCATGGTCGTAACAATGGGAAAAAGCTTATGGCTGTTCGCATTGTTAAACACACAATGGAGATTATTCATTTGCTTACTGATGCAAACCCAATTCAAGTTATCGTTGATGCAATCATTAACAG TGGTCCAAGAGAAGATGCAACTCGAATTGGATCTGCTGGTGTCGTCCGACGTCAGGCTGTTGATATCTCACCATTGAGACGGGTCAACCAGGCAATTTACCTGCTGACAACTGGTGCTCGTGAAAGTGCTTTCAGAAATATCAAAACTATTGCTGAGTGCCTTGCTGATGAATTAATTAATGCAGCTAAGGGTTCTTCCAACAG CTACGCCATTAAGAAGAAGGATGAGATCGAACGTGTTGCCAAGGCAAATCGTTGA